In Helianthus annuus cultivar XRQ/B chromosome 9, HanXRQr2.0-SUNRISE, whole genome shotgun sequence, the following are encoded in one genomic region:
- the LOC110876305 gene encoding uncharacterized protein LOC110876305 produces MEVLDSWNIRVITSFSFECIELLHHARNNINKFGKIYVIILKTIWRWKRQLVSREEQREWAELNCIETVRLSVDSKDAWTWLGDGSRNFSVELLKKMMVMDNDYSENYVIEWCKWTPLKFNIFVWRTEKNRIPMHSALIRRNVNLDSDACGLCDEGSGSAEHLFTACEVVSRVWLFIGNWLRLPPMLIFSFKDLMEFHRTSNLGKREAEIVHDIIITACWCVWKARNEKVFSMKEPSVNSIIGEIKSLVFLWLKYRSRYKDLSWVD; encoded by the coding sequence ATGGAGGTCTTGGATTCTTGGAACATTAGAGTAATAACTTCTTTTTCATTTGAATGTATAGAACTGCTACATCATGCTAGAAATAACATAAACAAGTTTGGAAAGATCTATGTCataattttaaaaacaatttggAGATGGAAGAGGCAGTTGGTTTCGAGGGAAGAACAAAGGGAATGGGCTGAACTCAATTGCATCGAAACTGTTAGATTGTCAGTTGATTCCAAGGATGCTTGGACTTGGTTGGGCGACGGGTCAAGGAATTTCTCGGTCGAGTTGTTAAAAAAGATGATGGTCATGGACAATGATTATAGCGAAAATTATGTGATCGAGTGGTGTAAATGGACGCCGCTTAAATTCAATATTTTCGTGTGGAGGACTGAAAAAAACAGGATTCCAATGCATTCGGCGCTCATAAGAAGGAATGTGAACCTGGATTCGGATGCTTGTGGGTTATGCGATGAAGGCTCTGGATCTGCGGAGCACCTCTTTACAGCATGCGAAGTGGTGTCGCGGGTTTGGTTATTCATAGGTAATTGGCTCAGGTTACCTCCGATGCTTATTTTCTCCTTCAAAGACCTAATGGAATTCCACAGAACTTCTAATTTGGGTAAGAGGGAAGCGGAGATAGTGCACGATATAATAATAACAGCCTGCTGGTGCGTCTGGAAGGCTAGGAACGAAAAAGTATTCTCCATGAAAGAGCCCTCGGTCAATAGCATTATCGGGGAGATAAAGTCGTTGGTTTTTTTGTGGTTAAAATACAGGTCTAGATATAAGGATTTAAGTTGGGTTGACTAG